From the Pseudomonadota bacterium genome, the window TCGGTAAGAAAGGTTCAGAAATTGAGAAACTGAAGAAGGATCTCGAAAAGGTCTCCAAGAGCGAGATCATTATCAACATTCTTGAGGTACGCAAACCTGAGATCGATGCGCAGCTTGTTGCGGAGAATATTGCTCTTCAGCTTGAGCGGCGCGTTGCCTTCAGGAGGGCCATGAAGAAGTGTGTAACCTCCGCCTTGAAGTTTGGTGCCAAGGGAATCAGGGTAAGCTGTGCTGGTCGACTTGGCGGAGCAGAGATGGCGAGATCAGAATGGTATAGAGAGGGAAGGGTGCCTCTTCATACCATTCGTGCAGATATTGATTGGGGATTCACTGAGGCTCATACAGCATATGGGTTGATCGGTGTAAAGGTATTGATTTTTCACGGTGAGGTATTGCCGGGGAAGAAGGTAGCTTAAACGGTAATGTGAAGTCATTTTGATGTGGAAATGAAGGTTGTATAACCATGTTAATGCCAAAAAGAGTGAAGTACAGAAAAATGCAGCGAGGCCGCATGGGTGGTAAGGCCACAAGGGGTAGTCATGTTTCCTTTGGTGAGTATGGCCTTCAGGCTACGGAGTGCGGCTGGATTACAGCCAGACAGATAGAGGCTGCCCGTATTGCCATGACAAG encodes:
- the rpsC gene encoding 30S ribosomal protein S3 yields the protein MGQKVNPIGFRVGITKTWRSQWFAERTYSRLVHEDIHIRRYLKKKLYHAGISRIEIERAANKAKVNIYAARPGIIIGKKGSEIEKLKKDLEKVSKSEIIINILEVRKPEIDAQLVAENIALQLERRVAFRRAMKKCVTSALKFGAKGIRVSCAGRLGGAEMARSEWYREGRVPLHTIRADIDWGFTEAHTAYGLIGVKVLIFHGEVLPGKKVA